The nucleotide sequence ttggAAGCCCAAGAAGGCTTCGCGGCCCGCCTAGCAGTCCAGTTCAGCAAATAAGACTTTCAGATTTTACAGAATTAGCCCCTGAGAGCATAAAAGGTCATTTTAGGCACGTTTAAGGCTCGTTAACCTCATTACAAGGCTCAACAGTGAAGCCTAATCATAGGTAACACGAAACATGCTTGAAAACATGTCgtatgtcagttcgtttggccgtacggtcacgttgttcgtctaattacgacgaaacacgaacagacgcgaaaaacgatccaaattatgcgacgaatgaaatttgatcaagccaaacactaaaataaaatattttagtggttacataaatttttgggtgtccggatatatccagaatgtaagatatgcgcgaaaatgcaaacttgtgcaccttttgacacttttagtccctgcatgacttaaaagtttatttttgcgcactaaacacctccaagcctatatctaagctatataaaggataaataaggtatgtttaactcatggtcatattccggaaggtccgataaCATACGAATCGacctacttttgcagtttgacgcaaatagtcctttaattgtgcaaagtagcgcgaaatgtcgttaattgatatccaagccttccatggcccataatgggcattcccaaACATGAGTTTAATTATTTCTATGCTCTTgatcgcttaaatggtcaccaaaaggcgtagattcgaaagttgacgctttaggtccttCTATTGCgtaaacttgcgcatctcatcatctaatagcatcgaagcctcatctaatccatattagacattcttgaaagtattattaaacatcacgatgcttcgggttcgctaaaaggtcattcagaggtacaattaaacatattgacacttttagtccctctaacttgcaaagttgcgcgtatctttacttataggcataaaaaccttagacgacCATTATTtagcattcccgagagtataatcaaatatcatgaagctcccgattggttaaaaggtcactcagaggtaagaattaacatgttaacgcttttaacccttcattgcgcaaactttcaattaattacgcaaacggctacactcgatcgacaagtggctcatttgtgaatataatcatcgtgagaggttatttagaaacttattttaggtatgctaacacttgcagtcctttcataatcaaagtttttgatttttcaaaaaattagtcccttaaattcaatgtttgacttcattagggtttattacacgtgtcaatacattattggacatgattttacgaggtgttacactatATACGGAAACAAGCCAATCTACATAAATACAATTGATTACAAAATGCTAGAGATCCTCAATCATAGGAGGCGATAATTGTGATCCACAATTATCGGTTAACACGCCCCCGGAGTCTGAGCCGTAGGAGACCAAAGGCATAGGCTGGAatggaatttttggaataagtgcTTTGGGAGACCTTTCGTGAATATGTCTGCATATTTATAGTCGGCAGGGACGTGAAGAACTTTGACGTTGCCAAGTCGAACTTTTTCTCAGACGAAGTGAATATCTAGTTCAATGTGTTTGGTTCGTTGGTTTTGAACTGGATTGTTGGATAAGTAGACTGCCGATATGTTTTCACAATAAACGATGGAAGAGTGGCGAACAGGAACATGTAATTCGAGCAAGAGATTGCGAACCCAGCTAAGTTCAGTAACGGTATTCGCCATGCCTCTGTATTCAGCTTCTTCACTTGACCTGGAGATCGTGGATTGTCGTTTTGAAGACCAGGAAATCAAGTTGGATCCCATATAGACGCAGTAGCCAGACGTGGAACGTCTGGAGTCGGGGCATCCTCCCCAATCGGCATCAGAGTAAGCAGTTAGGGCGGTGGAGGAGGACGGAGAAAGCAATAGGCCATGATCTATGGTGCCCTTGACATAACGAAGGATCCTCTTCAGAAACTGATAATGGGGTTCTCTAGGAGCATGCATGAAGAGACAGATCTGTTGAACAGCAGAGGCTATATCAGGTCTGGTGATGGTGAGATACTGAAGGGCCCCGGCTAAGCTCCTGTATAGCAAACCATCGGAAAAGGTAGAACCACTGTCGGCGCTTAATTTAGATCCAACTTCGGCAGGGGTGCTGGCTGGTTTGCAATTGGACATGTTGGCACGGGACAGGATGTCGGTTGCATAAATACTTTGTGATAAAAACATCCCGTTTGCCTGTTTTGTTACAGCAATTCCCAAAAAATGGTGCAAGGTGCCCAAGTCAATCATCTTAAATTCAGCGGTAAGGGATTTAATGATGTTCTGGAGTAGACCGTCATTGGAAGCGGTTAAAATAATGCCGTCCACGTAAAACAAAAGGTAGGCCATTTGGTCTCCATGTTGGTAAATGAATAAAGATGTATCACAAACCTGTGTAAATAACCTGCAAAACGTTGATACCAAGCTCGTGGAGCTTGTTTGAGACCGTATAAAGATTTGTTTAGCCGGCAAACGTATTTGGGATAAGTGGAGGAGGTGAAGCCAGGAGGTTGAAACATGTATACGGTTTTATTGAGGTGGACATGTAGAAACGCATTCTTGACATTAAGCTGGTGTGTAGGCCATCCTCGGGAAATAGCAAGGCTCAGAACAGTGCGAATGGTGGTGGGTTTGACCACCGGGCTAAAAGTCTCATCACAATCGACCCCCACTGTTTGGCTTTTCCCATTTACAACTAAACGTGCCTTATGGCGCTCGAGAGAGCCATCGGCATGGAACTTGTGCTTAAAAAGCCACATACATTGGATGACAGGGACATCAGGTGGTCGGGGAACAAGTTCCCACGTGTTGTTAGCCAATAGCGCTTCATATTCGTCGGTCATGGCAATGTTCTAGTTTGGGTCGGATAGAGCGGTGAGGTGGGATTTAGGGAGGGGAGACATGGTGGGAGATGTACGGGTGTTAAGGTTGAAggtttgttttggtttaaagaTGCCCGAGCGGGAACGAGTTTGCATGGGATGGGACGGTTGAGGAGACGCGTGTGGTTGGTCAGGTTGGACGTGAGAGGTGTGATGAGGAGTATGTTGGGCCGTTTGGTGATAGTTCAGGGAGGGAGGAGGAGTTGGGCTGTGGGTGTGGGCCGGTTGGTGTAAGAGGGTGTTGGGCCGAGGGGTGTGAAGGGGAGGCCGGCTGTTGTTGTGAGATTGGGTGATCGGGTGTAGGAGTGAAGAAAGAGTGTGGGTCAAATAGAGAAGGGTTGGGATCAAGGAACTCGTGAGTGGATGGGGTGGTTTGTGGGTTGGCCATGGGGAAGGCGTCTTCGTCAAATGTGACGTGTCGGGAAAAGATGGTTTTGCTAGTGGCAAGGTCAAGACAGCGGTAGCCGCGGTAGTTGGCTGGGTAGCCAAGGAAAAGGCATGCAGCGGACCGATGAGTGAGTTTGTTTGGGCattgatgtgtacaaaatgcaacatataaattacatcaattgtggcataaaactaaccctttttagtaactaatgttggaaaaagtgtgtttttgtcttccttttgtattttcaggattaaatgagctcaaatgaacaaaagaagcaaaaaggcagctaaatctaacataaatacaagaaaagggacaaacatggcatgcccgagcccctgacagcatctccccaagcaaaaaaacaagagaacagaaggttGAACACGCCCCGTACTCAATGAgtacgggggcgtgcccaagtgtcagtagaaaagacaaagttgtagaagcttctatcacccaccacgggggcgtgcccagcggacacggggctgtggtcaactctaagattcgtagaatttgaggaaatcttgatagtacagatacgcttctacacacggggtcgtgcccagcggacacgggggcgtggtcaactaatgcagacaaactgcaattaatgaagaaagggAATAGGGataggcacggggccgtgcccgagcttctgttcaggctataaataggggtgcttggctcacttgcaaatcatcccttggcacaccacctttctcacacttcacccacactccaccaccaccacaacaccatcatccatcatagagtgtgtgagtagtcttgggatccaagattgatcataagagttcttgacaatcaaaggccatgtttgcctaagtctcttacatcacttggtgaagacaagcatttagtgtaatactttttatttttaatcttttcgcactttttatttggttctGTATTAGTGACTTTAGTAACTAGTTtcatatgttgaaggtgattcttccttatcatttgtctatggtgtcttggcattattttactgtctatataaaataaaagattttcaccatttatatctccacggtctatatggagatatgttggctacctggtcgggggttaagggaatggtttggtaagagtcttgccattgttcagtgtatagatcctgcaaggacctgggtcaaatttagtaggacctccttcaatacccaatggtattggatggcgggggtccaaactctttgatccccacatatgtaaactactattaaaactttaacacggctacttaggactgtatcccttctgactcagactacttagccgagggtaacgtcaccttcaaaagaggggcctaccacattatgcattaataacttaattaattatctttcaataatccgaccctttaggattgtatccttgctgactcaaactactgggttgagggtaacgtcaccttcaaaagaggggcctactacaataactaagataatctcttaaaaagtgcaaaagtgcggaaataatcaaaggttacactaaaggcgagtcggatccacgtgattcatcttgtctatctgtttttatttattttatttttattttcagcattttagtttttattttctagtttaaaacctttttcctaaatttttgatttgattagacgttgaggataaaccggtattaaaatctcttgtgtccttggacgacctcggtatcttaccaacactatactatgctcacgatgggtgcacttgcccatatgtgtgtttggtgttagtaaatatcgtgttttataaatttaaaacttgactaaagtagttaaaaagggctaaaaatatacataaaatatataaCACCAACTACGCATCAGGCGTGTAGCGGAGGAATTAGGGTAACAAAGGCATCCGAAGACGCGAAGGTGGTCGTACGAAGGTTCTCTAAAGTATAGGAGAGATAAGGGGGTACGGTTTTGGTGTAGTTTGGTAGGTAGGATGTTGTGGAGGTAGGATGCGGTGTGAAGGGCCTCAACCCAAAAAGTGGAGGGTAAGGAGGCATGAGTGAGGAGAGTAAACATGATTTCATTCAAACGACGAATCATGCGCTCGGCTTTGCCATTTTGTTGGGATGTGTGTGGGCAAGAAAAACGAAGTTGGATACCGTTTTGGGAAGTGAAGTTATGGAAGTTTGTGTTGTCAAATTCGCCGCCCATATCACATTGGATGGCTTGAATGGGTAGGCGAAATTGAGTTGTTACAAATTGGTGAAAATGTGTTATTTTGGTGAAAGTTCCGGATTTAAACCGAATAGGATAGACCCATGTATATTGTGTGAAGTCATCGATTATTACCAAATAGTATTTATATCCAGCATGACTTAACAACGGTGATGTCCATAAATCACAATGCAGTAATGAAAAAGGACGTAAAGTATTAGTAGTAGAATCTGAAAACGGTAATCGTTTGTGTTTTGACAATTGACAAGCATGGCAAAGAGACGAGCCCTTGGCTTTATTACAAGAGATAAATTTATTCAAATGAAGAAAATCCATAGCAGGTTGACCCGGGTGTCCAAGTCGATTATGCCAAAACGGAGATTCTTGGGTAGATGCGAAACAAGCGGTGGCGGAAACATTTGGGGTAAGCGGGTACATGTCACTTGAACTGTTGTGACGACCCAGGATCGTGCCATCCTTGAAATCCTTCACAGAAAAACCATAGGGGTCAAACTCGATAGAAGTGTAATTGTCAATATTGAATTGACGGACATAGATTAGATTTTTGACAATATTAGGGTTAAAAAGGATGTTTTTAAGGTATAATGGTTTGGACGCAAAATTGAGGGTTGAGTGTCCCGAGCTCAAAACAGGAACTTTATTGCCATTACCAACAATTATTGACGCTATGGGTGCAAATGTGGAAAAATTGTCAATATTATTTTTATCAAGGGAAATATGAGAAGAAGCACCTGTGTCGAAGTTCCACTGAGCATTAGTGTCACCCGAATCCACTAAGAGGGTATGGATTGCTTCAGCAAGCTGTGTAGGCTCTAGTGGATCGACTGCTGCCAGATTTGCCTGCGCCGACCGACGATTGCGACCCCGGTTACTGTTATAGGACTAAGAAGACTCCTGTGGTTGCCAAGGCTGACCCCAAGAGTTTGTAGAATAGGGACAAGGGGGTGGGGTCCAGTAGGGAGGGGCCCAAAATAGTGGGTAATACGGTTGTTGAGTAGGTTGGTTCGGATAAGATGGAGGATGAGGATAGGACCGATTGTAATGGTGTTGGGGGCACGAGTGTTCGGACCACGATTGTTGGGGTGGTGGTTTGTGCGCGGATTGGagtgattgttgttgcggttgttAGGGCCACGGTAGTTGGTTGTTAGGGCCACGGTAGTTGGTTGTTAGGGCCACGGTAGTTGGTATGGGTCGGGTTAGGGTTCTGGTTTTGGTACGCCGGTTCGGGTGGTTCAGATGGGGTGGAAGAGGGTATGGCAGCCGCGACAGCGGGAGATTTGGAGATAGCATCGCGGGTTTTGAGTC is from Helianthus annuus cultivar XRQ/B chromosome 9, HanXRQr2.0-SUNRISE, whole genome shotgun sequence and encodes:
- the LOC110876188 gene encoding uncharacterized mitochondrial protein AtMg00810-like, producing MAYLLFYVDGIILTASNDGLLQNIIKSLTAEFKMIDLGTLHHFLGIAVTKQANGMFLSQSIYATDILSRANMSNCKPASTPAEVGSKLSADSGSTFSDGLLYRSLAGALQYLTITRPDIASAVQQICLFMHAPREPHYQFLKRILRYVKGTIDHGLLLSPSSSTALTAYSDADWGGCPDSRRSTSGYCVYMGSNLISWSSKRQSTISRSSEEAEYRGMANTVTELSWVRNLLLELHVPVRHSSIVYCENISAVYLSNNPVQNQRTKHIELDIHFV